The Flavobacterium jumunjinense genome includes a region encoding these proteins:
- a CDS encoding T9SS type A sorting domain-containing protein produces the protein MKNKKTKYYVAMLFSLGVFTMNAQNATVSAGSNASSTEGNVSFSVGQPFYTTNTGSNGSVAQGVQQPFEIQTVLGTELFSIQLKMLAYPNPTTDVLNLSIDESELSGMSYALVDFNGRVIKSSVISNQSTTISMAEYQKAIYILNVTQNNTIIKTFKIIKK, from the coding sequence ATGAAAAACAAAAAAACAAAGTACTATGTAGCTATGCTATTTAGTTTGGGAGTTTTCACAATGAATGCTCAAAATGCCACCGTTAGCGCTGGAAGTAACGCTTCTTCTACAGAAGGAAATGTTTCATTCTCAGTTGGCCAACCGTTCTACACAACAAACACAGGCTCAAATGGATCTGTAGCTCAAGGTGTACAACAGCCCTTTGAAATTCAAACGGTATTAGGAACCGAATTGTTTTCAATTCAATTAAAAATGTTGGCTTACCCAAACCCAACTACTGATGTTTTAAATTTATCTATTGATGAAAGTGAATTGTCAGGCATGTCTTATGCGCTTGTTGATTTTAATGGCAGAGTAATTAAAAGTAGTGTAATCTCAAACCAAAGTACTACTATTTCTATGGCAGAATATCAAAAAGCGATTTACATTCTTAATGTAACTCAAAACAATACCATTATTAAAACTTTTAAAATTATTAAAAAATAA